A single genomic interval of Cucumis sativus cultivar 9930 chromosome 7, Cucumber_9930_V3, whole genome shotgun sequence harbors:
- the LOC101210987 gene encoding pathogenesis-related protein 1A, with translation MGFANILSTLCLLGLTLTLTLTLTLASTAPSLAKSSPKNYIDAHNAVRAAVGVEPLHWNSTLADYAQNYANTKIATCQMEHSGGPYGENLAEGNEVMTAETAVSLWADEKKHYDYNSNTCSNDPSNCLHYTQLVWSNTKSVGCAQVKCQNNWVFLICSYYPPGNYNGQRPY, from the coding sequence atgggATTTGCCAACATTCTCTCCACCCTTTGTTTATTGGGGCTAACCCTAACCCTAACCCTAACCCTAACCCTAGCTTCTACTGCTCCCAGCTTGGCCAAAAGCTCCCCCAAAAACTACATTGACGCACACAATGCCGTCCGTGCAGCGGTTGGCGTCGAGCCTCTTCATTGGAACTCGACTTTGGCTGATTATGCTCAAAATTACGCCAACACGAAGATCGCTACTTGTCAAATGGAGCACTCGGGAGGACCGTATGGCGAAAACCTAGCAGAGGGAAACGAAGTAATGACAGCTGAGACAGCAGTGAGTCTCTGGGCCGACGAGAAGAAACATTACGACTACAATTCGAATACGTGCAGCAATGACCCTAGCAATTGCCTCCATTATACACAGTTGGTATGGAGTAACACAAAATCTGTTGGTTGTGCACAAGTGAAATGCCAAAACAATTGGGTGTTTTTGATATGCAGCTATTATCCTCCAGGCAACTATAATGGCCAACGTCCATATTAA
- the LOC101210824 gene encoding probable pectin methylesterase CGR3 encodes MSRRPGNPSRRLVDGGGLPFVGTIHSKTRSSPFLTIGLVLGAMLLVGFCYHQSGGSRNDLEAVSRVEGSTSCTVEVQRAIPILKKAYGDSMHKVLHVGPDTCSVVSKLLKEEDTEAWGVEPYDLDDADASCKSLVRKGIVRAADIKFPLPYRAKSFSLVIVSDALDYLSPRYLNRTLPELARVSIDGVVIFAGYPGRQKAKDSELPKFGRPAKLRSSSWWIRYFVQTSLDENEAVVKKFDQAATKRSYRPACQVFHLKSYS; translated from the exons ATGTCAAGGAGGCCAGGAAATCCTTCTCGGCGTCTTGTTGATGGTGGGGGTCTTCCATTTGTTGGAACAATACATTCTAAGACACGTTCATCACCTTTTCTAACCATAGGGCTTGTTCTG GGTGCTATGCTTCTTGTTGGATTTTGCTACCATCAATcag GTGGATCAAGAAACGATTTAGAGGCTGTGAGTAGAGTCGAAG GTAGTACATCGTGCACTGTAGAAGTCCAACGAGCGATTCCCATTCTAAAGAAAGCATATGGAGATAGCATGCATAAAGTATTGCATGTAGGGCCTGATACTTGCTCAGTGGTGTctaaattgttaaaagaagAGGATACAGAAGCATGGGGTGTGGAGCCCTATGACTTAGATGATGCTGATGCCAGTTGCAAAAGCCTTGTGCGGAAGGGTATCGTGCGTGCTGCTGATATTAAGTTTCCCCTGCCATATAGAGCAAAGTCCTTCTCTCTTGTCATTGTTTCAGATGCATTGGATTACTTGTCTCCCAGATACCTTAACAGAACTCTTCCAGAACTGGCAAGGGTCTCTATTGATGGTGTTGTTATATTTGCCG GTTATCCAGGTCGGCAAAAGGCTAAAGATTCAGAACTACCCAAATTTGGACGTCCG GCGAAATTGCGAAGCTCGTCATGGTGGATAAGGTATTTCGTTCAGACAAGTTTAGATGAGAATGAAGCAGTGGTAAAGAAGTTTGATCAAGCTGCAACTAAGAGGTCCTACAGACCAGCTTGTCAAGTTTTCCACCTCAAATCCTACTCTTGA
- the LOC101211073 gene encoding basic form of pathogenesis-related protein 1 has product MPSPKLLLISFMMMGLITQLASITLAQNSHQDFVNAHNAARAKVGVGPVSWNYTLAAYAQTYANKKIGTCEMQHSYGPYGENLAEGYGEMTAVEAVNFWVSEKKYYDHHSNRCIGDECRHYTQVVWRGTKHVGCARVKCHNNWIFVICNYDPPDNYVGQFPY; this is encoded by the coding sequence ATGCCATCGCCCAAGCTTCTTCTGATCTCCTTCATGATGATGGGGTTAATAACCCAGCTAGCCTCCATCACCCTTGCTCAAAACTCCCACCAAGACTTTGTCAATGCCCACAATGCCGCCCGAGCAAAGGTCGGCGTCGGGCCAGTCTCTTGGAACTACACCTTAGCTGCCTATGCCCAAACTTATGCCAACAAGAAGATTGGCACTTGTGAGATGCAACATTCCTATGGTCCTTATGGTGAGAATTTAGCCGAAGGGTATGGCGAGATGACGGCGGTGGAGGCTGTGAACTTCTGGGTGAGTGAAAAGAAGTACTACGACCATCATTCCAACCGGTGCATCGGTGACGAGTGTCGCCATTATACACAAGTAGTGTGGCGGGGCACCAAGCATGTGGGTTGTGCTAGAGTGAAATGTCACAACAATTGGATCTTTGTGATATGCAACTATGATCCTCCTGACAATTATGTAGGCCAATTTCCTTActga
- the LOC101210746 gene encoding basic form of pathogenesis-related protein 1, which translates to MTSTTKFVFAFCVVGLFLILAPISPTLANSTPQDFVDAHNAIRAKYGVGPVTWNKTIASYAEKYAKTKTATCEMEHSMGPYGENLAEAFEKTTAELTVNYWASEDKFYDHKSNKCVEEECGHFLQIVWKDTTSIGCAEVKCNNNYIFTICNYYPPGGYPDQLPY; encoded by the coding sequence ATGACATCTAcgactaagtttgtttttgCATTTTGTGTTGTTGGACTATTCCTAATCTTAGCTCCAATATCTCCCACCCTTGCAAACAGCACCCCCCAGGACTTCGTCGATGCCCATAATGCCATCCGTGCCAAGTATGGCGTCGGTCCGGTCACTTGGAACAAAACCATAGCCAGTTATGCTGAAAAATATGCCAAAACTAAAACCGCTACCTGCGAGATGGAGCATTCTATGGGACCTTATGGAGAAAACTTGGCCGAAGCATTTGAGAAGACAACAGCAGAATTGACAGTGAACTATTGGGCTAGTGAGGATAAATTTTATGaccataaatcaaacaagTGTGTTGAGGAAGAGTGCGGCCATTTCCTTCAAATTGTGTGGAAGGACACAACATCGATTGGTTGTGCAGAAGTTAAGTGCAACAACAACTATATTTTCACTATTTGCAACTATTATCCTCCAGGAGGGTATCCTGACCAACTTCCATACTGA